The following are from one region of the Actinoplanes sp. L3-i22 genome:
- a CDS encoding transglycosylase domain-containing protein, which produces MRKNATSLLICGLLGGLVVAAAAFPAAAISGLTAKAGGDSFDSLPSELKDYSSPQITRVYASDGKTLITQFYDEFRSDVPLKDISTNMRAAIVAAEDRNFYKHHGVDFKGVARAFVNNSGGNAQQGASTLTMQYVRMSLAYSATNPQEIVDATKDTPKRKITEMKYALQVEKELTKDQILERYLNIAPFGNQAYGVFAASQIYFKKRPKDLTVGEAAMLAGMVKAPTSFNPTIATGYTQIKERRDNYVIPGMVTMGSITQAQAAAALKEPIPRQVTSIGNGCIAVAKSWGFFCDYFYRWWMGQETFGATAYDRERQLKSGGYQVVTSLDIDAQNAARKRISEQISDNTRNAILLAGVEPGTGRVRLLAANRKYKLDDPAHPQNPLSPNPALRKQKIRASYPNTTNPLITGGGDIDGYQAGSVFKMFTMVAALEAGVPLNHTINTQVQYHSHYPVEADSPSACAGTSDWCPKNAGAKEAGPYNMWTGFGMSVNTYFVPLEEQVGADKVVAVAKRFGVQFRNSQDATYAKSAATWGAFTLGVSASTPLDMADAYATLAGDGMYCTPTPIQQITSADGTKLDVGKPACTKATTPDVARAALDAARCPVGDAAQTGDCHGNATAPAAHGQIGHPVYGKTGTTDANKTSSLIVGTTSLVIAGYMADPDYQNHPDPTNHYQVNGAVIATLADALKGKPKVQFKPPTNTLAYGG; this is translated from the coding sequence ATGCGCAAGAACGCGACCTCCCTGCTGATCTGCGGCCTGCTCGGCGGGCTGGTGGTCGCCGCCGCGGCGTTCCCGGCGGCGGCGATCTCCGGCCTGACCGCGAAGGCCGGCGGCGACTCCTTCGACAGCCTGCCCAGCGAGCTGAAGGACTACAGCTCCCCGCAGATCACCCGGGTCTACGCCAGTGACGGCAAGACGCTGATCACCCAGTTCTACGACGAGTTCCGCAGCGACGTGCCGCTCAAGGACATCTCGACGAACATGCGGGCGGCGATCGTCGCGGCCGAGGACCGCAACTTCTACAAGCATCACGGCGTCGACTTCAAGGGCGTCGCGCGGGCCTTCGTCAACAACAGCGGCGGCAACGCCCAGCAGGGCGCCTCCACCCTGACGATGCAGTACGTGCGGATGTCGCTGGCCTACTCGGCGACGAACCCGCAGGAGATCGTCGACGCCACCAAGGACACCCCGAAACGCAAGATCACCGAGATGAAGTACGCGTTGCAGGTCGAGAAGGAGCTCACCAAGGACCAGATCCTGGAGCGCTACCTGAACATCGCCCCGTTCGGCAACCAGGCGTACGGCGTCTTCGCGGCCAGCCAGATCTACTTCAAGAAGCGCCCCAAGGACCTGACCGTCGGCGAGGCCGCCATGCTCGCCGGCATGGTCAAGGCGCCGACCAGCTTCAACCCGACGATCGCGACCGGGTACACGCAGATCAAGGAGCGGCGGGACAACTACGTCATCCCCGGCATGGTCACGATGGGCTCGATCACCCAGGCGCAGGCCGCCGCCGCGCTGAAGGAGCCGATCCCGCGGCAGGTGACCTCGATCGGCAACGGCTGCATCGCGGTCGCCAAGAGCTGGGGCTTCTTCTGCGACTACTTCTACCGCTGGTGGATGGGGCAGGAGACGTTCGGCGCCACCGCCTACGACCGGGAGCGGCAGCTCAAGAGCGGCGGCTATCAGGTGGTCACGTCGCTCGACATCGACGCGCAGAACGCCGCCCGCAAACGGATCAGCGAGCAGATCAGCGACAACACCCGGAACGCGATCCTGCTCGCCGGCGTCGAGCCGGGCACCGGCCGGGTGCGGCTGCTCGCCGCCAACCGCAAGTACAAGCTGGACGACCCGGCGCACCCGCAGAACCCGCTCTCGCCGAACCCGGCGCTGCGCAAGCAGAAGATCCGCGCGTCGTACCCGAACACCACCAACCCGCTGATCACCGGCGGCGGCGACATCGACGGCTACCAGGCCGGCTCGGTGTTCAAGATGTTCACGATGGTGGCCGCACTGGAGGCCGGCGTCCCGCTCAACCATACGATCAACACCCAGGTGCAGTACCACTCGCACTACCCGGTCGAGGCCGACTCGCCGTCGGCCTGCGCCGGCACCTCCGACTGGTGCCCGAAGAACGCCGGGGCCAAGGAGGCCGGGCCGTACAACATGTGGACCGGGTTCGGCATGTCGGTCAACACGTACTTCGTGCCGCTGGAGGAGCAGGTCGGGGCGGACAAGGTGGTCGCCGTCGCCAAACGGTTCGGCGTCCAGTTCCGCAACTCGCAGGACGCGACCTACGCGAAATCCGCCGCCACCTGGGGCGCCTTCACCCTGGGCGTGTCCGCGTCGACGCCGCTCGACATGGCCGACGCCTACGCCACCCTGGCCGGCGACGGCATGTACTGCACGCCCACCCCGATCCAGCAGATCACCAGCGCCGACGGCACCAAACTCGACGTCGGCAAGCCGGCCTGCACCAAGGCGACCACCCCGGACGTGGCCCGCGCGGCCCTCGACGCGGCCCGCTGCCCGGTCGGCGACGCCGCCCAGACCGGCGACTGCCACGGCAACGCCACCGCGCCCGCCGCGCACGGCCAGATCGGCCACCCGGTCTACGGCAAGACCGGCACCACCGACGCGAACAAGACCTCGTCCCTGATCGTCGGCACGACATCGCTGGTCATCGCCGGCTACATGGCCGACCCCGACTACCAGAACCACCCCGACCCGACCAACCACTACCAGGTCAACGGCGCGGTGATCGCCACCCTGGCCGACGCCCTGAAGGGCAAACCCAAAGTCCAGTTCAAACCCCCGACCAACACCCTTGCGTACGGCGGTTAG
- a CDS encoding patatin-like phospholipase family protein, translating into MKALVLGGGGVTGVAWEIGLLHGLAEHGVDLTGAGLVVGTSAGSSTAAQVLSGVPLKALFEAQVAGPGSEIPARLRLGNLLKFAVAGLWPGDPARGRAWLGRQALRARTVSEAERRAAIAARIGDADWPAVRLLIPAVEAETGEVRIFDASSGVPLIDAVAASCAIPLTWPPATVEGTRYVDGGIRSIANVDLAAGADRVVVLAPSSQSARPSGRPAAQLAALGPEVRGTVITPDTATRAAFGTNPLDPARRGPAAEAGRAQAAAEAPALRTLWADR; encoded by the coding sequence ATGAAGGCACTCGTTCTGGGCGGAGGCGGCGTCACCGGCGTCGCCTGGGAGATCGGCCTGCTCCACGGGCTGGCCGAACACGGCGTCGACCTGACCGGCGCGGGACTGGTCGTCGGCACCTCGGCGGGCTCGTCGACGGCGGCTCAGGTGCTCTCCGGCGTACCGCTGAAAGCTCTTTTCGAGGCGCAGGTGGCCGGCCCCGGCAGCGAGATCCCGGCCCGCCTGCGTCTCGGGAATCTCCTGAAGTTCGCGGTCGCCGGGCTCTGGCCCGGCGATCCGGCGCGCGGCCGGGCCTGGCTGGGCCGGCAGGCGCTGCGCGCCCGCACCGTCTCCGAGGCGGAACGCCGGGCGGCGATCGCCGCCCGGATCGGCGACGCCGACTGGCCGGCGGTCCGGTTGCTCATTCCGGCGGTCGAGGCCGAGACCGGCGAGGTACGGATCTTCGACGCGTCCAGCGGCGTCCCGCTGATCGACGCCGTCGCGGCGAGCTGCGCGATCCCGCTGACCTGGCCGCCGGCGACGGTCGAGGGCACGCGATACGTCGACGGCGGCATCCGCTCGATCGCCAACGTCGACCTGGCCGCCGGCGCCGACCGGGTGGTGGTGCTCGCCCCGTCGTCGCAGTCGGCCCGCCCGTCCGGCCGCCCGGCCGCCCAGCTCGCGGCCCTGGGCCCGGAGGTCCGCGGCACGGTGATCACCCCGGACACGGCGACCCGCGCCGCGTTCGGCACCAACCCCCTCGACCCGGCCCGCCGCGGCCCCGCCGCCGAGGCCGGCCGCGCCCAGGCCGCCGCCGAGGCGCCCGCGCTCCGCACCCTCTGGGCCGACCGGTAG
- a CDS encoding DedA family protein has protein sequence MLELIDRFGYLGIGAIVFVESFGIPAPGETVIIAGAAYAGRGHLSIVAVALIAFVAAVTGDSLGYWIGRRGGRPLVHRFGHYVRLTPERLDKVEGFMTRQGPKVVVVARFVEGLRQLNGVVAGLTEMPFPRFLAWNILGAALWVGVWSTAAYLAGDHIEQIAATLSRYLVIAVAVAAVALFLFFRHRLRRSTPK, from the coding sequence ATGCTGGAGCTCATCGATCGGTTCGGCTATCTCGGCATCGGGGCGATCGTGTTCGTGGAGAGCTTCGGCATCCCGGCGCCGGGCGAGACGGTGATCATCGCGGGCGCGGCCTACGCCGGCCGGGGCCATCTCAGCATCGTCGCGGTCGCGCTGATCGCCTTCGTCGCCGCGGTGACCGGCGACAGCCTGGGCTACTGGATCGGCCGGCGCGGCGGGCGGCCGCTCGTGCACCGCTTCGGGCATTACGTCCGGCTGACCCCGGAACGTCTGGACAAGGTCGAGGGCTTCATGACCCGCCAGGGCCCGAAGGTCGTCGTGGTCGCCCGGTTCGTCGAGGGCCTGCGCCAGCTCAACGGCGTCGTCGCGGGCCTCACCGAGATGCCCTTCCCGCGCTTCCTGGCCTGGAACATCCTGGGCGCGGCCCTGTGGGTCGGCGTCTGGTCGACCGCCGCCTACCTGGCCGGCGACCACATCGAGCAGATCGCCGCGACCCTCAGCCGCTACCTGGTCATCGCCGTCGCGGTGGCGGCCGTCGCCCTGTTCCTGTTCTTCCGCCACCGCCTCCGCCGGTCAACCCCCAAATAA
- a CDS encoding MarR family winged helix-turn-helix transcriptional regulator yields MEYLAECSTFLVRHAWLSLRGAVAEDLVRHDLTVAQFASLLMLSQQPGLTVADVARAVSTARQSANEMLTGLERAGLVERRPHPSDRRSQQVFLTDAGHTRLAEALPTVRAVEARLSAGFTPEQLATVHAWLTRMTESTGGDEDFATL; encoded by the coding sequence GTGGAATACCTCGCCGAATGTTCGACCTTCCTCGTCCGGCACGCCTGGCTGTCCCTGCGCGGCGCGGTCGCCGAGGATCTGGTCCGGCACGACCTGACCGTCGCGCAGTTCGCGTCGCTGCTGATGCTGAGCCAGCAGCCCGGCCTGACCGTCGCCGACGTGGCCCGCGCCGTCTCGACCGCCCGGCAGTCGGCCAACGAGATGCTCACCGGCCTGGAACGCGCCGGCCTGGTCGAGCGGCGCCCGCACCCGTCCGACCGCCGCTCCCAGCAGGTCTTCCTCACCGACGCGGGCCACACCCGGCTGGCCGAGGCGCTGCCCACGGTCCGGGCCGTCGAGGCCAGGCTGTCGGCCGGCTTCACCCCGGAACAGCTGGCCACGGTGCACGCCTGGCTGACCCGGATGACCGAGTCCACCGGCGGCGACGAGGACTTCGCCACCCTGTGA
- a CDS encoding MFS transporter yields the protein MTVRDLSNNLARQRRVLAVLVFAAVLIWIDTSILGIALERLADPATGLDATPGQLQWAVGAYSLLFATALFAAGALGDRYGHRTILVLGLIFFGAASVWAAWAGGAIGLILARGVMGLGGAMMVPTSMAIIGATFPQERRAGAIAAWSASSGVGVALGPLLGGVLVDHFWWGSVFLVNLPVVAVALIGIALVVPNPRQEHRRRPDPAGLLLSTAGLALLAYGLIEAGQDTGWSSPRVWGTVLAGLALLTGFTVLEWRSSEPSFDPRLFRNGRFSAGNVAMGALFFAITGQMFYGNFYLQGARGMSALHTGLAFLPGAIGVAVGSGLGARLAKRYGVGRVSGTGLLVVAAAFLANLGFGLHTPLLLFCAVGLVSGVAMGCAIAPTVAAVIAVLPQDRMGAGSAVNNTVRQVGSVLGIALLGTILTTTYRNRIEPFLASLPEPVRAAASPSAEHTRAVAAGLGRPDLAGAANDAFITAMHVTAASAAFAAALGGILLLTAFRARRPAPEPALAPV from the coding sequence ATGACCGTCAGGGACCTGTCAAACAATCTAGCGCGGCAGCGCCGGGTGCTGGCCGTGCTCGTCTTCGCCGCGGTGCTGATCTGGATCGACACGAGCATCCTGGGCATCGCCCTGGAGCGGCTGGCCGACCCGGCGACCGGCCTCGACGCCACCCCCGGCCAGCTGCAGTGGGCCGTCGGGGCGTATTCACTGCTCTTCGCGACCGCACTGTTCGCCGCCGGCGCGCTCGGCGACCGCTACGGCCACCGCACGATCCTGGTGCTCGGCCTGATCTTCTTCGGCGCCGCCTCGGTCTGGGCGGCCTGGGCCGGCGGCGCCATCGGCCTGATCCTGGCCCGCGGCGTGATGGGCCTGGGCGGCGCGATGATGGTGCCCACCTCGATGGCGATCATCGGCGCCACCTTCCCGCAGGAGCGGCGGGCCGGGGCGATCGCCGCCTGGTCGGCCTCCAGCGGCGTCGGCGTCGCGCTCGGCCCGCTGCTCGGCGGCGTGCTGGTCGACCACTTCTGGTGGGGCTCGGTCTTCCTGGTGAACCTGCCGGTGGTGGCCGTCGCGCTGATCGGGATCGCGCTCGTGGTGCCCAACCCGCGGCAGGAGCATCGCCGCCGCCCCGACCCGGCCGGGCTGCTGCTGTCCACCGCCGGACTCGCCCTGCTGGCGTACGGGCTGATCGAAGCCGGTCAGGACACCGGCTGGTCCAGCCCCCGGGTCTGGGGAACGGTGCTGGCCGGACTGGCGCTGCTCACCGGGTTCACCGTCCTGGAGTGGCGGTCGAGCGAGCCGTCGTTCGACCCGCGGCTGTTCCGCAACGGGCGGTTCAGCGCCGGGAACGTCGCGATGGGCGCGCTGTTCTTCGCGATCACCGGGCAGATGTTCTACGGCAACTTCTACCTGCAGGGCGCGCGCGGGATGTCGGCGCTGCACACCGGGCTGGCCTTCCTGCCCGGCGCGATCGGCGTGGCGGTCGGCTCCGGGCTCGGCGCACGGCTGGCCAAGCGGTACGGCGTGGGCCGGGTCAGCGGCACCGGGCTGCTCGTGGTCGCGGCCGCCTTCCTGGCCAACCTCGGCTTCGGGCTGCACACCCCGCTCCTGCTGTTCTGCGCGGTGGGCCTGGTCAGCGGGGTGGCGATGGGCTGCGCGATCGCGCCGACGGTGGCCGCCGTCATCGCGGTGCTGCCGCAGGACCGGATGGGCGCCGGCTCGGCGGTGAACAACACGGTCCGGCAGGTGGGCAGCGTGCTCGGGATCGCGCTGCTCGGCACGATCCTGACCACGACGTACCGGAATCGGATCGAACCGTTCCTCGCGTCGCTGCCGGAACCGGTCCGGGCGGCCGCGTCACCCTCGGCCGAGCACACCCGGGCCGTCGCGGCCGGGCTCGGCCGGCCGGATCTGGCCGGGGCCGCGAACGACGCGTTCATCACGGCGATGCACGTCACGGCGGCTTCCGCCGCGTTCGCCGCGGCGCTGGGCGGCATCCTGCTGCTCACCGCGTTCCGGGCCCGCCGCCCGGCACCGGAGCCCGCACTCGCACCGGTGTGA
- a CDS encoding META domain-containing protein: protein MKSLIAVALSAAILAGCAGQAPAAAPGASDRAAAPGVSEPAAATVALDPVALVGLWQLSADGAPKNVVLRIGGPGDLELFQPCAVLTGDWRADETGLFAGRLDSRSGPPLCDGPDLGATVARAAGYRIDGAERVLVDDRGATVARLLPGAVPVTRPDLAADVTGVPRVTDEIRQRLRAAAPLPAGLTPVTAPVLLGRWLPVDRPARASRAYVEFLADGRWQGSDGCNGAGGGWAAGPGGSLVATAGASTEVGCDNVPVNRALATTRRAGLDGTTLVLLDVTGTELLRLTRQITPRR, encoded by the coding sequence ATGAAGAGCCTCATCGCGGTGGCGCTGTCGGCGGCGATCCTGGCCGGGTGCGCGGGTCAGGCACCGGCCGCGGCGCCGGGGGCGTCCGACCGGGCGGCGGCACCGGGGGTGTCCGAGCCGGCGGCGGCGACCGTCGCGCTCGACCCGGTGGCGCTGGTCGGGCTCTGGCAGCTGTCCGCCGACGGCGCGCCGAAGAACGTGGTGCTGCGCATCGGCGGGCCGGGCGACCTGGAGCTGTTCCAGCCGTGCGCGGTGCTGACGGGCGACTGGCGGGCGGACGAGACCGGCCTCTTCGCCGGCCGCCTGGACAGCCGGTCCGGCCCGCCGCTGTGCGACGGCCCGGACCTCGGCGCGACCGTGGCCCGGGCCGCCGGCTACCGGATCGACGGGGCCGAGCGGGTCCTGGTCGACGACCGTGGCGCGACCGTCGCCCGGCTGCTGCCCGGTGCCGTGCCGGTGACCCGGCCGGACCTGGCGGCCGACGTCACCGGGGTGCCGCGGGTGACCGACGAGATCCGGCAGCGGCTCCGGGCCGCCGCCCCGCTGCCGGCCGGCCTGACCCCGGTCACCGCGCCGGTGCTGCTCGGCCGATGGCTGCCGGTGGACCGGCCGGCCCGGGCGAGCCGGGCGTACGTCGAGTTCCTGGCCGACGGGCGGTGGCAGGGCAGCGACGGGTGCAACGGTGCGGGCGGCGGCTGGGCGGCCGGGCCGGGCGGCTCGCTGGTGGCGACGGCCGGCGCGTCCACCGAGGTCGGCTGCGACAACGTGCCGGTCAACCGCGCGCTGGCCACGACCCGCCGGGCCGGCCTCGACGGCACGACGCTGGTCCTGCTGGACGTCACCGGCACGGAGCTGCTGCGCCTGACCCGACAGATCACTCCGCGACGGTGA
- a CDS encoding LLM class flavin-dependent oxidoreductase, with the protein MRFQVLDILPNLTNPVTGREIRPDERFAQALTSARYAEEFGFDAVAIGERHAGAFLSSGVSVLLGAVAASTSRVRISTGVSVLSILDPLRVAEDYATVDQLSRGRLELVIGKGNELRQLPMFGIGNGDQWDALAEKYELLRRLWREEQVTWQGRFRGPLDEVTSLPRPYAGAPRVWHGSATTVTSAELAGKWGDPLFSANAIQPRDNYTVLIDHYRRTYAEHGHDPRFAYVGAGAGFLYLADTTQQARAAFGPTYEKIIEFFNRPGNHTPGNESTFASIDDAIARGPVLVGSPQQIAEKILWFHEAFGHDLQSFSLPTMIPHEQQLTMLERLAAEVLPVVRRAAPTSLWGEADPYGGRPAAHGRTVPDAAGEIEKHRTAGKATRSAG; encoded by the coding sequence GTGAGGTTTCAGGTCCTTGACATTCTTCCGAACCTGACGAATCCGGTGACCGGGCGGGAGATCCGGCCCGACGAGCGGTTCGCGCAGGCGCTGACCTCGGCGAGGTATGCGGAGGAGTTCGGGTTCGACGCGGTGGCTATCGGTGAGCGGCATGCCGGCGCGTTCCTGTCCAGTGGCGTGTCCGTGCTGCTCGGCGCGGTTGCCGCGAGCACCAGCCGGGTGCGGATCTCGACCGGGGTGTCGGTGCTGTCGATCCTCGATCCGCTGCGCGTCGCGGAGGACTACGCGACCGTCGACCAGCTGTCCCGCGGGCGGCTCGAGCTGGTCATCGGCAAGGGCAACGAGCTGCGCCAGCTGCCGATGTTCGGCATCGGGAACGGCGACCAGTGGGACGCGCTGGCGGAGAAGTACGAGTTGCTGCGCCGCCTCTGGCGCGAGGAGCAGGTCACCTGGCAGGGGCGTTTCCGCGGGCCGCTGGACGAGGTGACCAGCCTGCCCCGGCCCTACGCCGGCGCCCCGCGCGTCTGGCACGGCTCGGCGACCACGGTGACCTCGGCGGAGCTGGCCGGGAAGTGGGGCGACCCGCTCTTCTCGGCGAACGCAATCCAGCCGCGGGACAACTACACCGTGCTGATCGACCACTATCGGCGGACCTATGCCGAGCACGGGCACGACCCGCGGTTCGCCTATGTCGGGGCCGGCGCCGGGTTCCTCTACCTGGCCGACACCACGCAGCAGGCGCGGGCGGCGTTCGGGCCGACCTACGAGAAGATCATCGAGTTCTTCAACCGGCCGGGGAACCACACGCCGGGCAACGAGTCGACGTTCGCGAGCATCGACGACGCGATCGCCCGGGGGCCGGTGCTGGTCGGGTCGCCGCAGCAGATCGCCGAGAAGATCCTCTGGTTCCACGAGGCGTTCGGGCACGATCTGCAGTCGTTCAGCCTGCCGACGATGATCCCGCACGAGCAGCAGCTGACCATGTTGGAGCGGCTGGCCGCCGAGGTGCTGCCGGTGGTCCGCCGGGCGGCGCCGACGTCGTTGTGGGGCGAGGCGGATCCGTACGGGGGCCGGCCGGCGGCCCACGGGCGCACGGTCCCCGACGCGGCCGGCGAGATCGAGAAGCACCGGACGGCCGGAAAGGCGACGCGATCGGCTGGTTGA
- a CDS encoding Uma2 family endonuclease, with product MSATILEHPGPWSEDEYFALGETMNRVELVDGSLWVSPSPTNRHQHISFLLARELYGPAQLADLLVLQDVNLRLASARVLEPDIVVANASDLAPAVDAADTVLVVEIVSPSNAGMDRLLKPQLYAAAGIGWYLRVEQPQESVELHLQRLVEGQYVSFAVAGPGEELVTEEPFPFRLEIASLLGHRRRR from the coding sequence ATGAGCGCGACGATCCTGGAACACCCGGGACCCTGGAGCGAGGACGAGTACTTCGCTCTTGGCGAGACCATGAATCGGGTCGAGCTGGTCGACGGGAGTCTCTGGGTGAGCCCCTCACCAACCAATAGGCATCAGCACATCTCATTCCTGCTCGCGAGGGAGCTCTACGGCCCGGCTCAGCTTGCCGACCTCCTGGTCTTGCAAGATGTCAACCTGCGGTTGGCCAGCGCTCGCGTGTTGGAGCCGGACATCGTGGTGGCCAATGCCAGTGACCTGGCTCCGGCGGTCGATGCCGCGGACACGGTGCTCGTCGTCGAGATCGTTTCGCCGAGCAATGCCGGAATGGACCGCCTGCTCAAGCCGCAGTTGTACGCGGCCGCCGGGATCGGCTGGTACCTGCGGGTCGAGCAGCCGCAGGAATCGGTGGAGTTGCATCTCCAACGCCTGGTCGAGGGGCAGTATGTCTCGTTCGCGGTGGCCGGCCCGGGGGAGGAACTGGTCACCGAGGAGCCGTTCCCGTTCCGGCTGGAGATCGCCTCGCTACTGGGGCATCGCCGCCGCCGGTGA